The following proteins come from a genomic window of Blastococcus sp. HT6-30:
- a CDS encoding cupin domain-containing protein — protein sequence MSHPDPALVDVRSLADHPLTEAGEGQALRMVAPGAVTAGRFGLVEYRLGPRTAGAAPHYHRTFSESFYVLSGRLTLYADGAWQSYRPGDFAIAHEQGVHGFRNDGDEPASMLILFTPGVARETFFAEMAEIGRREQPPTKEEMAAVYARHDQVMVEV from the coding sequence ATGTCGCACCCTGATCCGGCGCTCGTCGACGTCCGGTCCCTCGCCGACCACCCCCTGACCGAGGCCGGGGAGGGACAGGCGCTGCGCATGGTCGCCCCGGGAGCGGTGACCGCCGGCCGCTTCGGCCTCGTCGAGTACCGGCTCGGCCCGCGGACGGCCGGGGCGGCGCCGCACTACCACCGCACCTTCTCCGAGTCCTTCTACGTGCTCTCGGGCCGGCTGACCCTCTACGCCGACGGAGCCTGGCAGAGCTACCGGCCGGGCGACTTCGCCATCGCCCACGAGCAGGGGGTGCACGGCTTCCGCAACGACGGCGACGAGCCGGCCTCGATGCTCATCCTGTTCACGCCCGGGGTGGCCCGGGAGACCTTCTTCGCCGAGATGGCCGAGATCGGGCGCCGCGAGCAGCCACCCACGAAGGAGGAGATGGCCGCGGTCTACGCCCGGCACGACCAGGTGATGGTCGAGGTCTGA